A DNA window from Cognatiyoonia koreensis contains the following coding sequences:
- a CDS encoding glycosyltransferase family 2 protein yields MTNPTVSVIVVSRNRPKMLSRCLSGIAQLDYGNFEVVVVADLAGCAVVPDGMLAVPFDQPNISAARNLGISNAAGDIIAFIDDDAVPEPTWLKYLVQPFSDPEVAASGGFVIGRNGISFQWKARMAFPDGSAVTMAVSENESTVLQGEPGRAIKTEGTNMAFRARVLRDMNGFDTAFAFFLDETDLNMRLAAMGGRTAITPFALVHHGFAESPRRTAGRVPRDLTAIGKSLRAFVQKHNATLNPLTARQSERDSQRRRLIQHMCAGTLMPGDVGRILHSFDRGWNQEPVEMVQSVEPCERPFMRFTSHFSSAPTVVIAGRFWQKSKLFAEAEARIAEGRRVFVIMLSFTTRFHAVHFDSRGFWVQQGGQFGKSDRSGRLIQFWRAKRRIDAERLRVSTVRNI; encoded by the coding sequence GTGACCAACCCGACGGTCAGCGTGATCGTCGTGAGCCGGAACCGGCCGAAAATGCTCTCTCGGTGCCTGTCAGGCATTGCGCAACTGGACTATGGAAACTTCGAAGTCGTTGTCGTCGCAGATCTTGCGGGCTGTGCGGTCGTGCCAGACGGGATGCTGGCCGTGCCATTTGACCAACCAAACATATCGGCAGCCCGCAACCTGGGCATTTCCAATGCGGCGGGCGATATCATTGCATTTATCGACGACGACGCTGTGCCTGAACCGACATGGTTGAAATACCTCGTTCAGCCCTTTTCAGATCCCGAAGTTGCGGCAAGCGGAGGCTTTGTCATTGGCAGAAACGGCATTTCGTTTCAGTGGAAAGCACGAATGGCTTTTCCTGACGGATCAGCTGTTACGATGGCTGTTTCGGAAAACGAATCCACTGTGCTGCAAGGCGAACCGGGGCGTGCCATCAAGACGGAAGGAACGAACATGGCATTTCGCGCGCGAGTGCTGCGCGATATGAATGGCTTTGATACTGCCTTCGCCTTCTTTCTGGACGAAACCGACCTGAACATGCGTTTGGCCGCGATGGGGGGTAGAACTGCAATTACGCCATTCGCACTGGTCCATCATGGCTTTGCGGAAAGCCCCCGTCGCACTGCCGGACGCGTCCCGCGAGACCTGACAGCCATCGGTAAGTCTCTCCGTGCGTTTGTTCAAAAACATAATGCAACGCTAAATCCGCTGACGGCGCGACAGTCAGAACGCGACTCGCAGCGCAGGCGGTTAATCCAACATATGTGTGCTGGCACATTGATGCCCGGCGATGTTGGTCGCATCCTGCACAGTTTCGACAGGGGTTGGAATCAGGAACCGGTGGAAATGGTGCAATCTGTTGAACCCTGCGAGAGACCTTTCATGCGCTTTACAAGTCACTTCTCCTCAGCGCCGACAGTCGTTATCGCGGGACGGTTCTGGCAAAAGTCAAAGCTATTCGCCGAAGCCGAAGCACGGATCGCGGAAGGTCGGCGAGTTTTCGTCATAATGCTATCGTTCACCACGCGGTTTCACGCCGTTCACTTCGATTCACGTGGATTCTGGGTGCAACAGGGCGGACAGTTCGGCAAGTCGGATCGCAGTGGGCGGCTAATTCAATTCTGGCGTGCGAAAAGACGCATTGATGCTGAAAGATTGCGTGTCTCGACCGTAAGGAACATCTGA
- a CDS encoding 3-deoxy-manno-octulosonate cytidylyltransferase, giving the protein MSVLIVIPARYASTRYPGKPLVELTGATGKKQSLIKRSWNASMAVSGADKVVVATDDPRIKDHAESFGAEVVMTSETCKNGTERCAEAFDVLGGTFDVVVNLQGDAPLTPAWFIEDLVAGLLANPVAEVATPVLKTEGRALRGFLEDRKAGRVGGTTAVFGANHNALYFSKEVIPYTGKDYADDADTPVFHHVGVYAYRPSALGAYPRWPIGPLEQLEGLEQLRFLEQGAHVLCVEVAARGRQFWELNNPEDVARIETMLAEMDVA; this is encoded by the coding sequence ATGTCAGTCCTGATCGTTATACCGGCGCGGTATGCCTCCACGCGTTACCCTGGCAAGCCGCTTGTTGAATTGACCGGGGCAACGGGGAAGAAACAAAGTCTGATCAAGCGGTCATGGAACGCCTCCATGGCTGTTTCCGGTGCGGACAAGGTCGTTGTTGCAACTGACGATCCGCGGATCAAGGATCACGCAGAAAGCTTTGGGGCAGAGGTCGTAATGACGTCCGAAACCTGCAAGAACGGAACTGAACGGTGCGCGGAAGCTTTCGATGTGCTGGGCGGCACTTTTGATGTCGTCGTGAACTTGCAGGGCGATGCGCCACTGACACCGGCGTGGTTTATCGAAGATCTCGTAGCGGGACTGCTGGCAAATCCAGTTGCCGAGGTTGCGACGCCAGTGCTGAAGACCGAAGGCCGCGCGCTGCGTGGTTTTCTGGAAGATCGCAAAGCAGGTCGCGTCGGCGGTACAACGGCTGTCTTTGGTGCCAATCACAACGCACTCTACTTCTCCAAAGAGGTCATTCCCTACACCGGCAAAGACTACGCCGATGATGCGGATACGCCCGTTTTCCACCATGTCGGAGTTTACGCCTATCGCCCGTCCGCCTTGGGCGCATATCCGCGTTGGCCAATCGGCCCGCTAGAGCAATTAGAGGGTCTGGAACAGTTACGGTTTCTCGAGCAAGGTGCGCATGTGCTGTGCGTCGAGGTGGCTGCACGCGGTCGTCAGTTCTGGGAATTAAACAACCCCGAAGACGTCGCACGCATCGAAACGATGCTGGCCGAGATGGACGTGGCGTGA
- the cysQ gene encoding 3'(2'),5'-bisphosphate nucleotidase CysQ: MDFQKLTDIMRRLALQAGDKIMEIYDGPDFEVQLKSDDSPVTIADQAADDIISAGLRAAFPDVALVTEEQADSHGETAKTFLIVDPLDGTKEFIKRRGDFTVNIAYVVDGEPVRGIVYAPAKGRLFYTDADGQSVEETGPFAANETGMKSPIAVSEPDNSALLVVASKSHRDAATDNYIARYKVAYMKSAGSSLKFCLVATGEADLYPRVGRTMEWDTAAGHAVLKGAGGAVVRFDDHTPLTYGKNIFENPFFIAYAPGVELKFPRCQS; this comes from the coding sequence ATGGATTTTCAGAAACTCACGGACATCATGCGTCGCCTCGCTCTGCAGGCCGGTGACAAGATCATGGAAATCTACGACGGTCCTGACTTTGAAGTGCAGCTAAAGAGCGATGACAGCCCCGTGACGATCGCTGATCAGGCTGCGGATGATATCATCAGCGCCGGTCTGCGCGCAGCATTTCCCGATGTCGCGCTTGTCACGGAAGAACAGGCAGACTCACACGGTGAAACGGCCAAGACTTTCCTGATCGTCGATCCACTTGATGGCACGAAGGAATTCATCAAGCGCCGCGGTGATTTCACAGTCAATATCGCCTATGTCGTCGATGGCGAACCCGTGCGCGGTATCGTGTATGCGCCTGCCAAGGGCCGTCTCTTCTACACCGATGCGGATGGGCAGTCCGTTGAAGAAACGGGGCCGTTTGCAGCCAATGAAACGGGCATGAAATCACCAATTGCAGTGTCTGAACCAGACAATAGCGCACTTTTGGTTGTCGCATCCAAATCGCACCGCGACGCTGCGACTGATAACTACATCGCGCGATATAAAGTGGCGTATATGAAATCGGCCGGTTCCTCGCTAAAATTCTGTTTAGTCGCCACTGGTGAGGCGGATCTCTACCCGCGTGTAGGGCGCACGATGGAATGGGACACGGCTGCAGGTCATGCTGTTCTCAAAGGTGCCGGAGGGGCGGTGGTGCGGTTCGATGACCATACACCCCTGACCTACGGCAAGAACATCTTTGAAAACCCGTTTTTTATCGCTTACGCCCCCGGCGTCGAATTGAAGTTTCCCAGATGTCAGTCCTGA
- a CDS encoding ABC transporter permease — protein MFEANMRQSRARGAFAMLELIYHSTVRDVRKTHRNAFVGLLMNMMQTIVFVLAFYAMFSILGMRGSAIRGDFLLYIMSGIFLFMTHTKAMAAVVRSEGPASPMMQHAPMTTFIAITAAALSSLYLQLLSLLTVLFIYHVLVTPVVIDDPFGAMGMLLAAWFSGCGVGMIFLAIKPWAPDVVTVATNVYARVNMVASGKMFVANSLPSSMLALFDWNPLFHTIDQARGYIFLHYNPHFSSAIYPVYIGLGLLMIGMMGEFYTRRNASISWNAGR, from the coding sequence ATGTTCGAAGCCAATATGCGCCAAAGCCGGGCCCGCGGGGCCTTTGCCATGCTGGAGCTGATTTATCACAGCACCGTGCGGGATGTGCGCAAGACCCATCGCAACGCCTTTGTCGGGCTATTGATGAACATGATGCAGACGATTGTCTTCGTACTGGCGTTTTATGCGATGTTTTCGATCCTTGGCATGCGGGGAAGCGCGATCCGGGGTGATTTCCTTCTTTATATCATGTCCGGCATCTTTCTGTTCATGACCCATACCAAAGCGATGGCCGCTGTCGTGCGATCTGAAGGGCCAGCGTCACCTATGATGCAGCATGCCCCGATGACGACATTTATCGCTATCACGGCAGCAGCACTTTCGTCGCTCTATCTCCAGCTCTTGTCCTTGCTGACGGTTCTATTCATTTATCATGTCCTCGTTACACCCGTCGTCATCGACGATCCGTTCGGCGCGATGGGCATGTTGTTGGCAGCATGGTTTTCAGGGTGTGGCGTCGGAATGATCTTTCTGGCGATCAAGCCTTGGGCACCTGATGTCGTCACGGTGGCAACCAACGTTTATGCGCGGGTGAATATGGTCGCATCGGGCAAGATGTTCGTTGCCAATTCCTTGCCAAGCTCCATGCTGGCACTTTTTGACTGGAATCCGTTGTTTCATACGATCGATCAAGCGCGCGGTTACATATTCCTACATTACAACCCCCACTTTAGTTCAGCCATTTATCCTGTCTACATTGGACTGGGACTATTGATGATCGGAATGATGGGCGAATTCTACACCCGCAGAAACGCATCGATTTCCTGGAACGCAGGACGCTAG